In Gadus macrocephalus chromosome 11, ASM3116895v1, a single genomic region encodes these proteins:
- the proser3 gene encoding proline and serine-rich protein 3 isoform X2, which yields MKSSVAVFTREDPLPPLPSRKTGYHPSRRQNLTQKKSSKKTPADDRPAWPSTDQGSPSSKTAFPSNTDPPGPSAGGFNMSSPHQQDSVLARYVQRFRYGEPRSRAERRPVSPAAGREEARLFWWMSPSSPPSSPTPRDSGDMDETAALKEDQDPGRGGELGTSRPYREPLDISSLDLSDSSLGDRWDSGGVQERASRLLQRSESSVSSGSLVVSSEGLGGSGLSSPVSANEPFRRPFFPCPIEPTACNKSSSSATVGPSQNSYTPSSSISRQRPEEDILFQWRLRRKMEQASHWPPAPSQPFPSFHQHQPPSAWQTPTLHQPPSAWQTPTLHQPPSAWQTPTPHQPPSALQNPSLHQHQPPSAWQNPTLHQPPSAWQNPTLLLHQPPPAGQTSSLHQPSVSGSMEHMRPQDQGPEPSQRTPPSILPTPQHGSKGTHGPCPPTAGPPSTSTPRPASSQTASSHQPAREPPLWDGFPGPVPSSFPTMPPKAPTDIAPKHSRPTARTVTNPSAAAGGREPESCPPPPSSSEPTKDERSSDTKEQKTAHRKQKRRPAGDGPGPQTGGCSRPRPDSMAAPAPQRLSPDKDTRQRKSQALHQGVCSAQCAPPSPVHLALRQAVSEVLFPTRRASSSSVPPRCAPPAPPRPQGPDGSAQPPEEVLSQLLRDAEDSDGEEFGDDGLLQVLRKQRTRVKDQISQVDSLLEEFTPVAEEA from the exons ATGAAGTCCAG CGTGGCTGTGTTTACCAGAGAGGATCCCTTGCCACCTCTTCCGAGCAGGAAGACTGGCTATCACCCATCCCGCAGACAGAACCTCACACAGAAAAAGAGCTCCAAAAAA ACCCCTGCAGACGACCGACCGGCCTGGCCCTCGACGGACCAGGGATCTCCCTCCAGCAAGACGGCCTTCCCTTCCAACACGGATCCGCCTGGACCCTCTGCTGGGGGTTTCAACATGTCTTCCCCCCACCAACAGGATTCAGTTCTGGCAAG GTACGTCCAGCGTTTCCGCTACGGCGAGCCCAGGAGCCGGGCGGAGCGCCGACCGGTGTCCCCTGCTGCCGGGAGAGAGGAGGCACGACTCTTCTGGTGGATGAGTCCCTCGTCTCCTCCTTCTAGTCCCACACCCCGAGACTCAGGAGACATGG ATGAAACAGCTGCCCTGAAAGAAGACCAGGACCCTGGCAGAGGCGGGGAACTCGGAACCTCAAGACCGTACAGGGAACCACTTGATATCAGCTCGTTG GACCTGTCTGACTCCTCTCTGGGGGACCGCTGGGACAGTGGGGGCGTGCAGGAGAGGGCCAGCCGACTGCTACAGAGGAG TGAGAGCTCCGTCAGCAGTGGCTCCCTGGTCGTCAGCTCTGAGGGCCTCGGGGGCTCTGGTTTATCCTCCCCCGTCAGCGCGAATGAGCCGTTCCGAAGACCCTTCTTTCCCTGTCCGATTGAACCGACCGCGT GTAACAAAAGCTCATCTTCGGCCACTGTGGGCCCCTCGCAGAACAGCTACACGCCATCTTCCTCCATTAGTCGTCAACGCCCGGAGGAAGACATCCTCTTCCAATGGCGGTTGAGAAGGAAAATGGAGCAGGCCAGCCACTGGCCCCCGGCCCCCTCACAACCGTTCCCTAGCTTCCACCAGCACCAACCACCTTCAGCCTGGCAGACCCCTACTCTCCACCAGCCACCTTCAGCCTGGCAGACCCCTACTCTCCACCAGCCACCTTCAGCCTGGCAGACCCCTACTCCCCACCAGCCACCTTCAGCCCTGCAGAACCCGAGTCTCCACCAGCACCAACCACCTTCAGCCTGGCAGAACCCTACTCTCCACCAACCACCTTCAGCCTGGCAGAACCCTACTCTCCTACTGCACCAGCCACCTCCAGCTGGACAGACATCTAGTCTCCACCAGCCCTCAGTCAGTGGCTCCATGGAACATATG CGGCCTCAGGACCAGGGACCCGAACCGTCGCAAAGAACGCCGCCATCCATCCTCCCCACGCCACAACACGGGAGTAAAGGAACGCACGGGCCGTGTCCCCCAACCGCGGGCCCCCCCTCGACATCCACCCCCCGTCCTGCGTCCAGCCAAACGGCCTCCAGTCACCAGCCGGCGAGGGAGCCTCCTCTCTGGGATGGATTCCCTGGTCCGGTGCCATCGTCTTTTCCAACAATGCCACCCAAAGCCCCGACCGACATCGCCCCAAAACACTCTCGACCAACCGCTAGAACCGTGACTAACCCTTCCGCGGCAGCGGGCGGCCGGGAACCAGAGTCGtgtccccccccgcccagctccTCGGAGCCGACAAAGGACGAGCGGAGCTCTGACACCAAGGAGCAGAAGACGGCCCACAGGAAGCAGAAGAG GCGCCCTGCTGGAGACGGGCCGGGCCCTCAGACCGGGGGCTGCTCGCGGCCCCGCCCGGACAGCATGGCAGCGCCCGCGCCTCAAAGGTTGTCCCCCGACAAAGACACACGGCAGAGGAAGAGCCAAGCGCTCCACCAGGGGGTCTGTTCTGCTCAATGTGCCCCGCCGTCTCCCGTCCACCTGGCCTTACGACAG GCGGTTTCCGAGGTGCTGTTCCCCACGCGGcgtgcctcttcctcctccgtccCCCCGCGGTGCGCCCCACCTGCTCCGCCGCGGCCCCAGGGTCCCGACGGCAGCGCCCAGCCCCCCGAGGAGGTCCTCTCACAGCTGCTCCGCGACGCCGAGG ATTCCGACGGAGAGGAGTTCGGAGACGATGGTTTACTGCAGGTGCTACGCAAGCAGAGGACGCGAGTGAAGGACCAAATAAG TCAAGTGGACTCCTTGTTGGAGGAATTCACACCAGTGGCGGAAGAAGCTTGA
- the proser3 gene encoding proline and serine-rich protein 3 isoform X1: MKSSVAVFTREDPLPPLPSRKTGYHPSRRQNLTQKKSSKKTPADDRPAWPSTDQGSPSSKTAFPSNTDPPGPSAGGFNMSSPHQQDSVLARYVQRFRYGEPRSRAERRPVSPAAGREEARLFWWMSPSSPPSSPTPRDSGDMDETAALKEDQDPGRGGELGTSRPYREPLDISSLDLSDSSLGDRWDSGGVQERASRLLQRSESSVSSGSLVVSSEGLGGSGLSSPVSANEPFRRPFFPCPIEPTACNKSSSSATVGPSQNSYTPSSSISRQRPEEDILFQWRLRRKMEQASHWPPAPSQPFPSFHQHQPPSAWQTPTLHQPPSAWQTPTLHQPPSAWQTPTPHQPPSALQNPSLHQHQPPSAWQNPTLHQPPSAWQNPTLLLHQPPPAGQTSSLHQPSVSGSMEHMSLEQRPQDQGPEPSQRTPPSILPTPQHGSKGTHGPCPPTAGPPSTSTPRPASSQTASSHQPAREPPLWDGFPGPVPSSFPTMPPKAPTDIAPKHSRPTARTVTNPSAAAGGREPESCPPPPSSSEPTKDERSSDTKEQKTAHRKQKRRPAGDGPGPQTGGCSRPRPDSMAAPAPQRLSPDKDTRQRKSQALHQGVCSAQCAPPSPVHLALRQAVSEVLFPTRRASSSSVPPRCAPPAPPRPQGPDGSAQPPEEVLSQLLRDAEDSDGEEFGDDGLLQVLRKQRTRVKDQISQVDSLLEEFTPVAEEA; encoded by the exons ATGAAGTCCAG CGTGGCTGTGTTTACCAGAGAGGATCCCTTGCCACCTCTTCCGAGCAGGAAGACTGGCTATCACCCATCCCGCAGACAGAACCTCACACAGAAAAAGAGCTCCAAAAAA ACCCCTGCAGACGACCGACCGGCCTGGCCCTCGACGGACCAGGGATCTCCCTCCAGCAAGACGGCCTTCCCTTCCAACACGGATCCGCCTGGACCCTCTGCTGGGGGTTTCAACATGTCTTCCCCCCACCAACAGGATTCAGTTCTGGCAAG GTACGTCCAGCGTTTCCGCTACGGCGAGCCCAGGAGCCGGGCGGAGCGCCGACCGGTGTCCCCTGCTGCCGGGAGAGAGGAGGCACGACTCTTCTGGTGGATGAGTCCCTCGTCTCCTCCTTCTAGTCCCACACCCCGAGACTCAGGAGACATGG ATGAAACAGCTGCCCTGAAAGAAGACCAGGACCCTGGCAGAGGCGGGGAACTCGGAACCTCAAGACCGTACAGGGAACCACTTGATATCAGCTCGTTG GACCTGTCTGACTCCTCTCTGGGGGACCGCTGGGACAGTGGGGGCGTGCAGGAGAGGGCCAGCCGACTGCTACAGAGGAG TGAGAGCTCCGTCAGCAGTGGCTCCCTGGTCGTCAGCTCTGAGGGCCTCGGGGGCTCTGGTTTATCCTCCCCCGTCAGCGCGAATGAGCCGTTCCGAAGACCCTTCTTTCCCTGTCCGATTGAACCGACCGCGT GTAACAAAAGCTCATCTTCGGCCACTGTGGGCCCCTCGCAGAACAGCTACACGCCATCTTCCTCCATTAGTCGTCAACGCCCGGAGGAAGACATCCTCTTCCAATGGCGGTTGAGAAGGAAAATGGAGCAGGCCAGCCACTGGCCCCCGGCCCCCTCACAACCGTTCCCTAGCTTCCACCAGCACCAACCACCTTCAGCCTGGCAGACCCCTACTCTCCACCAGCCACCTTCAGCCTGGCAGACCCCTACTCTCCACCAGCCACCTTCAGCCTGGCAGACCCCTACTCCCCACCAGCCACCTTCAGCCCTGCAGAACCCGAGTCTCCACCAGCACCAACCACCTTCAGCCTGGCAGAACCCTACTCTCCACCAACCACCTTCAGCCTGGCAGAACCCTACTCTCCTACTGCACCAGCCACCTCCAGCTGGACAGACATCTAGTCTCCACCAGCCCTCAGTCAGTGGCTCCATGGAACATATG TCTCTTGAACAGCGGCCTCAGGACCAGGGACCCGAACCGTCGCAAAGAACGCCGCCATCCATCCTCCCCACGCCACAACACGGGAGTAAAGGAACGCACGGGCCGTGTCCCCCAACCGCGGGCCCCCCCTCGACATCCACCCCCCGTCCTGCGTCCAGCCAAACGGCCTCCAGTCACCAGCCGGCGAGGGAGCCTCCTCTCTGGGATGGATTCCCTGGTCCGGTGCCATCGTCTTTTCCAACAATGCCACCCAAAGCCCCGACCGACATCGCCCCAAAACACTCTCGACCAACCGCTAGAACCGTGACTAACCCTTCCGCGGCAGCGGGCGGCCGGGAACCAGAGTCGtgtccccccccgcccagctccTCGGAGCCGACAAAGGACGAGCGGAGCTCTGACACCAAGGAGCAGAAGACGGCCCACAGGAAGCAGAAGAG GCGCCCTGCTGGAGACGGGCCGGGCCCTCAGACCGGGGGCTGCTCGCGGCCCCGCCCGGACAGCATGGCAGCGCCCGCGCCTCAAAGGTTGTCCCCCGACAAAGACACACGGCAGAGGAAGAGCCAAGCGCTCCACCAGGGGGTCTGTTCTGCTCAATGTGCCCCGCCGTCTCCCGTCCACCTGGCCTTACGACAG GCGGTTTCCGAGGTGCTGTTCCCCACGCGGcgtgcctcttcctcctccgtccCCCCGCGGTGCGCCCCACCTGCTCCGCCGCGGCCCCAGGGTCCCGACGGCAGCGCCCAGCCCCCCGAGGAGGTCCTCTCACAGCTGCTCCGCGACGCCGAGG ATTCCGACGGAGAGGAGTTCGGAGACGATGGTTTACTGCAGGTGCTACGCAAGCAGAGGACGCGAGTGAAGGACCAAATAAG TCAAGTGGACTCCTTGTTGGAGGAATTCACACCAGTGGCGGAAGAAGCTTGA
- the proser3 gene encoding proline and serine-rich protein 3 isoform X3, producing MKSSVAVFTREDPLPPLPSRKTGYHPSRRQNLTQKKSSKKTPADDRPAWPSTDQGSPSSKTAFPSNTDPPGPSAGGFNMSSPHQQDSVLARYVQRFRYGEPRSRAERRPVSPAAGREEARLFWWMSPSSPPSSPTPRDSGDMDETAALKEDQDPGRGGELGTSRPYREPLDISSLDLSDSSLGDRWDSGGVQERASRLLQRSESSVSSGSLVVSSEGLGGSGLSSPVSANEPFRRPFFPCPIEPTACNKSSSSATVGPSQNSYTPSSSISRQRPEEDILFQWRLRRKMEQASHWPPAPSQPFPSFHQHQPPSAWQTPTLHQPPSAWQTPTLHQPPSAWQTPTPHQPPSALQNPSLHQHQPPSAWQNPTLHQPPSAWQNPTLLLHQPPPAGQTSSLHQPSSLEQRPQDQGPEPSQRTPPSILPTPQHGSKGTHGPCPPTAGPPSTSTPRPASSQTASSHQPAREPPLWDGFPGPVPSSFPTMPPKAPTDIAPKHSRPTARTVTNPSAAAGGREPESCPPPPSSSEPTKDERSSDTKEQKTAHRKQKRRPAGDGPGPQTGGCSRPRPDSMAAPAPQRLSPDKDTRQRKSQALHQGVCSAQCAPPSPVHLALRQAVSEVLFPTRRASSSSVPPRCAPPAPPRPQGPDGSAQPPEEVLSQLLRDAEDSDGEEFGDDGLLQVLRKQRTRVKDQISQVDSLLEEFTPVAEEA from the exons ATGAAGTCCAG CGTGGCTGTGTTTACCAGAGAGGATCCCTTGCCACCTCTTCCGAGCAGGAAGACTGGCTATCACCCATCCCGCAGACAGAACCTCACACAGAAAAAGAGCTCCAAAAAA ACCCCTGCAGACGACCGACCGGCCTGGCCCTCGACGGACCAGGGATCTCCCTCCAGCAAGACGGCCTTCCCTTCCAACACGGATCCGCCTGGACCCTCTGCTGGGGGTTTCAACATGTCTTCCCCCCACCAACAGGATTCAGTTCTGGCAAG GTACGTCCAGCGTTTCCGCTACGGCGAGCCCAGGAGCCGGGCGGAGCGCCGACCGGTGTCCCCTGCTGCCGGGAGAGAGGAGGCACGACTCTTCTGGTGGATGAGTCCCTCGTCTCCTCCTTCTAGTCCCACACCCCGAGACTCAGGAGACATGG ATGAAACAGCTGCCCTGAAAGAAGACCAGGACCCTGGCAGAGGCGGGGAACTCGGAACCTCAAGACCGTACAGGGAACCACTTGATATCAGCTCGTTG GACCTGTCTGACTCCTCTCTGGGGGACCGCTGGGACAGTGGGGGCGTGCAGGAGAGGGCCAGCCGACTGCTACAGAGGAG TGAGAGCTCCGTCAGCAGTGGCTCCCTGGTCGTCAGCTCTGAGGGCCTCGGGGGCTCTGGTTTATCCTCCCCCGTCAGCGCGAATGAGCCGTTCCGAAGACCCTTCTTTCCCTGTCCGATTGAACCGACCGCGT GTAACAAAAGCTCATCTTCGGCCACTGTGGGCCCCTCGCAGAACAGCTACACGCCATCTTCCTCCATTAGTCGTCAACGCCCGGAGGAAGACATCCTCTTCCAATGGCGGTTGAGAAGGAAAATGGAGCAGGCCAGCCACTGGCCCCCGGCCCCCTCACAACCGTTCCCTAGCTTCCACCAGCACCAACCACCTTCAGCCTGGCAGACCCCTACTCTCCACCAGCCACCTTCAGCCTGGCAGACCCCTACTCTCCACCAGCCACCTTCAGCCTGGCAGACCCCTACTCCCCACCAGCCACCTTCAGCCCTGCAGAACCCGAGTCTCCACCAGCACCAACCACCTTCAGCCTGGCAGAACCCTACTCTCCACCAACCACCTTCAGCCTGGCAGAACCCTACTCTCCTACTGCACCAGCCACCTCCAGCTGGACAGACATCTAGTCTCCACCAGCCCTCA TCTCTTGAACAGCGGCCTCAGGACCAGGGACCCGAACCGTCGCAAAGAACGCCGCCATCCATCCTCCCCACGCCACAACACGGGAGTAAAGGAACGCACGGGCCGTGTCCCCCAACCGCGGGCCCCCCCTCGACATCCACCCCCCGTCCTGCGTCCAGCCAAACGGCCTCCAGTCACCAGCCGGCGAGGGAGCCTCCTCTCTGGGATGGATTCCCTGGTCCGGTGCCATCGTCTTTTCCAACAATGCCACCCAAAGCCCCGACCGACATCGCCCCAAAACACTCTCGACCAACCGCTAGAACCGTGACTAACCCTTCCGCGGCAGCGGGCGGCCGGGAACCAGAGTCGtgtccccccccgcccagctccTCGGAGCCGACAAAGGACGAGCGGAGCTCTGACACCAAGGAGCAGAAGACGGCCCACAGGAAGCAGAAGAG GCGCCCTGCTGGAGACGGGCCGGGCCCTCAGACCGGGGGCTGCTCGCGGCCCCGCCCGGACAGCATGGCAGCGCCCGCGCCTCAAAGGTTGTCCCCCGACAAAGACACACGGCAGAGGAAGAGCCAAGCGCTCCACCAGGGGGTCTGTTCTGCTCAATGTGCCCCGCCGTCTCCCGTCCACCTGGCCTTACGACAG GCGGTTTCCGAGGTGCTGTTCCCCACGCGGcgtgcctcttcctcctccgtccCCCCGCGGTGCGCCCCACCTGCTCCGCCGCGGCCCCAGGGTCCCGACGGCAGCGCCCAGCCCCCCGAGGAGGTCCTCTCACAGCTGCTCCGCGACGCCGAGG ATTCCGACGGAGAGGAGTTCGGAGACGATGGTTTACTGCAGGTGCTACGCAAGCAGAGGACGCGAGTGAAGGACCAAATAAG TCAAGTGGACTCCTTGTTGGAGGAATTCACACCAGTGGCGGAAGAAGCTTGA
- the proser3 gene encoding proline and serine-rich protein 3 isoform X4, whose protein sequence is MKSSVAVFTREDPLPPLPSRKTGYHPSRRQNLTQKKSSKKTPADDRPAWPSTDQGSPSSKTAFPSNTDPPGPSAGGFNMSSPHQQDSVLARYVQRFRYGEPRSRAERRPVSPAAGREEARLFWWMSPSSPPSSPTPRDSGDMDETAALKEDQDPGRGGELGTSRPYREPLDISSLDLSDSSLGDRWDSGGVQERASRLLQRSESSVSSGSLVVSSEGLGGSGLSSPVSANEPFRRPFFPCPIEPTACNKSSSSATVGPSQNSYTPSSSISRQRPEEDILFQWRLRRKMEQASHWPPAPSQPFPSFHQHQPPSAWQTPTLHQPPSALQNPSLHQHQPPSAWQNPTLHQPPSAWQNPTLLLHQPPPAGQTSSLHQPSVSGSMEHMSLEQRPQDQGPEPSQRTPPSILPTPQHGSKGTHGPCPPTAGPPSTSTPRPASSQTASSHQPAREPPLWDGFPGPVPSSFPTMPPKAPTDIAPKHSRPTARTVTNPSAAAGGREPESCPPPPSSSEPTKDERSSDTKEQKTAHRKQKRRPAGDGPGPQTGGCSRPRPDSMAAPAPQRLSPDKDTRQRKSQALHQGVCSAQCAPPSPVHLALRQAVSEVLFPTRRASSSSVPPRCAPPAPPRPQGPDGSAQPPEEVLSQLLRDAEDSDGEEFGDDGLLQVLRKQRTRVKDQISQVDSLLEEFTPVAEEA, encoded by the exons ATGAAGTCCAG CGTGGCTGTGTTTACCAGAGAGGATCCCTTGCCACCTCTTCCGAGCAGGAAGACTGGCTATCACCCATCCCGCAGACAGAACCTCACACAGAAAAAGAGCTCCAAAAAA ACCCCTGCAGACGACCGACCGGCCTGGCCCTCGACGGACCAGGGATCTCCCTCCAGCAAGACGGCCTTCCCTTCCAACACGGATCCGCCTGGACCCTCTGCTGGGGGTTTCAACATGTCTTCCCCCCACCAACAGGATTCAGTTCTGGCAAG GTACGTCCAGCGTTTCCGCTACGGCGAGCCCAGGAGCCGGGCGGAGCGCCGACCGGTGTCCCCTGCTGCCGGGAGAGAGGAGGCACGACTCTTCTGGTGGATGAGTCCCTCGTCTCCTCCTTCTAGTCCCACACCCCGAGACTCAGGAGACATGG ATGAAACAGCTGCCCTGAAAGAAGACCAGGACCCTGGCAGAGGCGGGGAACTCGGAACCTCAAGACCGTACAGGGAACCACTTGATATCAGCTCGTTG GACCTGTCTGACTCCTCTCTGGGGGACCGCTGGGACAGTGGGGGCGTGCAGGAGAGGGCCAGCCGACTGCTACAGAGGAG TGAGAGCTCCGTCAGCAGTGGCTCCCTGGTCGTCAGCTCTGAGGGCCTCGGGGGCTCTGGTTTATCCTCCCCCGTCAGCGCGAATGAGCCGTTCCGAAGACCCTTCTTTCCCTGTCCGATTGAACCGACCGCGT GTAACAAAAGCTCATCTTCGGCCACTGTGGGCCCCTCGCAGAACAGCTACACGCCATCTTCCTCCATTAGTCGTCAACGCCCGGAGGAAGACATCCTCTTCCAATGGCGGTTGAGAAGGAAAATGGAGCAGGCCAGCCACTGGCCCCCGGCCCCCTCACAACCGTTCCCTAGCTTCCACCAGCACCAACCACCTTCAGCCTGGCAGACCCCTACTCTCCACCAGCCAC CTTCAGCCCTGCAGAACCCGAGTCTCCACCAGCACCAACCACCTTCAGCCTGGCAGAACCCTACTCTCCACCAACCACCTTCAGCCTGGCAGAACCCTACTCTCCTACTGCACCAGCCACCTCCAGCTGGACAGACATCTAGTCTCCACCAGCCCTCAGTCAGTGGCTCCATGGAACATATG TCTCTTGAACAGCGGCCTCAGGACCAGGGACCCGAACCGTCGCAAAGAACGCCGCCATCCATCCTCCCCACGCCACAACACGGGAGTAAAGGAACGCACGGGCCGTGTCCCCCAACCGCGGGCCCCCCCTCGACATCCACCCCCCGTCCTGCGTCCAGCCAAACGGCCTCCAGTCACCAGCCGGCGAGGGAGCCTCCTCTCTGGGATGGATTCCCTGGTCCGGTGCCATCGTCTTTTCCAACAATGCCACCCAAAGCCCCGACCGACATCGCCCCAAAACACTCTCGACCAACCGCTAGAACCGTGACTAACCCTTCCGCGGCAGCGGGCGGCCGGGAACCAGAGTCGtgtccccccccgcccagctccTCGGAGCCGACAAAGGACGAGCGGAGCTCTGACACCAAGGAGCAGAAGACGGCCCACAGGAAGCAGAAGAG GCGCCCTGCTGGAGACGGGCCGGGCCCTCAGACCGGGGGCTGCTCGCGGCCCCGCCCGGACAGCATGGCAGCGCCCGCGCCTCAAAGGTTGTCCCCCGACAAAGACACACGGCAGAGGAAGAGCCAAGCGCTCCACCAGGGGGTCTGTTCTGCTCAATGTGCCCCGCCGTCTCCCGTCCACCTGGCCTTACGACAG GCGGTTTCCGAGGTGCTGTTCCCCACGCGGcgtgcctcttcctcctccgtccCCCCGCGGTGCGCCCCACCTGCTCCGCCGCGGCCCCAGGGTCCCGACGGCAGCGCCCAGCCCCCCGAGGAGGTCCTCTCACAGCTGCTCCGCGACGCCGAGG ATTCCGACGGAGAGGAGTTCGGAGACGATGGTTTACTGCAGGTGCTACGCAAGCAGAGGACGCGAGTGAAGGACCAAATAAG TCAAGTGGACTCCTTGTTGGAGGAATTCACACCAGTGGCGGAAGAAGCTTGA